In the Butyricicoccus intestinisimiae genome, GTTTTCTTTCAACAGGCTCTATTCTACGCATTGCGTGTAAACTTCGCACCAGTCAAGCGGTAAAATATTCGTAAATCCCGATTTCTTTCGTAAAATCATTGTCTGCTATGTAAGATATGTTAAGATTTTTGTATGCAAGACAAAAATCCCCGTCCGCCGGCAATTCCGGCGAGCGGGGATTCCAGCTTCACTTTTTCGCAGCTGCCTTCTGTTCGCGGTCATAGGCCTGCTGGAAGAAGGTCTCCTGTGCGTTGAGCTTGGGCTGATCGTTGCGGTTTCTGCGATAGACACCGTCCGAGCAGAGATTCCACGCCTGACAATTATCGCGCAGCATCACATCAAATGCGGACAGAATTTCCTCCTGCAAAGCCTCGTCGCGAATCGGTGCGGCAACCTCCACGCGGCGCAGGGTGTTGCGCGTCATAAAGTCCGCGGACGCAATGTAAATCTTGCGCTGTTTTCCCGTGCCGAAGATATAAATGCGCGAGTGCTCCAAAAATCTGCCGACAATGCTGACGATGCGGATGTTCTCGGTCTTGCCCGGCACGCCCGGAATCAGGCAGCAGATGCCGCGCACAACCATCTCAATCTTGACGCCCGCCTGCGATGCCGCCATGAGCGCATCGATGATTTTCTTGTCGGTCAGCGAGTTGATTTTGACGCCGATATACGCCTCCTCGCCGCGCTTGGCAAGGGCAATCTGTTCGTCAATCATCTCCAGCACGCGGTTTTGCAGGCAGTGCGGCGCAACGAGCAGCGGGCCGCTCTTTTTGAGCGTCTCGCCCATCGCCAGCGCCTGAAATACCTGTGCGGCGTTACGTCCGATTTCCTGATCGTGCGTCAGCACGGAATAGTCCGTGTACAGGCGGGCGGTTTTTTCGTTGTAATTGCCCGTGCCGATTTGGGTGTAATACTCCGGCTGTCCGCTCTCTCCCATGCGCGTAATCAGGCACAGCTTGGAGTGCACCTTATAGCCGTTGAGACCGTAAATAACGGTACAGCCCGCTTCTTCCAGTCTGCGCGACCATTCGATGTTGTTTTCCTCGTCAAAGCGCGCTTTCAGCTCGACGAGAACCAGCACATCCTTGCCGTTCTCCGCCGCCTCGCACAGCGCCTCGACCACCTGACTGTCCTTTGCCACGCGGTACAGCGTCATCTTGATGGAGACAACCTTCGGGTCTGTCGCCGCCTCATGCAGCATGGTCAAAAACGGTTTGATGCTCTCAT is a window encoding:
- the ppk1 gene encoding polyphosphate kinase 1; this encodes MNTRKDEIFTELMMELEDAGVRVVDFHTIDEEESRHLEGFFDREVAPLLSPIVVDKRQPFPFLRNQEIYAAAVLKKPNKKKERVGIVACSSSALPRLVQVSERPKTYMLSEELILHFISKIFSNYEIKAKSLLRVSRNADIDADALYDEDLDYREFMSGLMKKRRRLAPIRLEMSRDLDKRIVKLLCKHLETEEYAVFKNNTPLDLSYLFMLQNTLRGNSALFYPHRSPRQPASIQRQIPVLDQVRESDKLLSYPYESIKPFLTMLHEAATDPKVVSIKMTLYRVAKDSQVVEALCEAAENGKDVLVLVELKARFDEENNIEWSRRLEEAGCTVIYGLNGYKVHSKLCLITRMGESGQPEYYTQIGTGNYNEKTARLYTDYSVLTHDQEIGRNAAQVFQALAMGETLKKSGPLLVAPHCLQNRVLEMIDEQIALAKRGEEAYIGVKINSLTDKKIIDALMAASQAGVKIEMVVRGICCLIPGVPGKTENIRIVSIVGRFLEHSRIYIFGTGKQRKIYIASADFMTRNTLRRVEVAAPIRDEALQEEILSAFDVMLRDNCQAWNLCSDGVYRRNRNDQPKLNAQETFFQQAYDREQKAAAKK